The following DNA comes from Clostridiaceae bacterium.
TTAAAATAGAATACGAGCACCTCCCTTGGGACGGCGGCCCTGAAAAAGTAAGTGTTGCGATTGCATCAAAGACTCAACCGGACGTTCTTGAAGATGGTACTGCTAGATTCTTCGGATATGCAGCAATGGGTGCTCTGCTTCCTCTTGATGACTACTTTACTCAGGAAGAACTCAGTGACTATGTAGAGGGTGCATGGGATCTTGGTAAATTTACTGACGGTAAGCACTATATGTTCCCCTGGGCGAACATGGTTATACATTTATTGATAAATAAGAGCATGTTTAAAGCAGCAGGTGCTGAACATCTCCTCCCGCAGAATGAAGAGAGAACCTGGACATATGACGAATTTAAGGAAGCTTTGAAAGCAGTATCAAATCCTGCTAAAGGAGTATATGGAACAGCTCTGTATGCAGGAAATGAGCAGGGTGACTCAGGAACAAATGCTCTCATGTGGGGCTTTGGAGCCACAATCTTTAATGAAACCTTGGATAAGATTGTATTTAATTCTCCTGAAGGTGTCAAAGGTGTAGAATTTGCTAAATCACTTATTGATGAAGGACTAGCTATGCCTGGTGCTGAGACTATTAAAGCAACTGAGGTATTAGAGTACTTCAAACAACAGAAGGTTGCTATCCATATAAACGGTTCTTCAGGACTATACGGAACAGTTGAAAATGCTTTTAAAACAGGAGAAGTTGAGGAATTTGAAATGGATTGGGCAATGTATCCGACAGCTCCTGGAGTAAAACCTGCTTTCTATGCTAACCCTGTAGGATTAGCTGTATTTAAATCGGGTGATGCTGACAGAGAAAAATGGGCTGTTGAATTGGCTAAGTTTGCAACAAACACTGAAAACAGCAAAGCTCTGAAAGCTGTAAAACTTATTCCTGTTAAGAAATCAGCAGGAAACCTCTATCCAGGAGAACCTCTCATGGAGTGGAGTGCAAAAGTTATCAAATATGCCCGTGATCCTGGTCTTGCTTCACCGGCATATGCTGAAATGAGAGCAGCATTATATCCTGAAATGCAGGCAGTTTATAACGGAACAAAAGATCCTAAGACTGCATTGGATGACTTCGCAGCCAAAGCACAGGCTTCAATTGATAAATACAAATAATAATATAATATGATTTGATTGTAAGGGAGAGATAACAATCTCTCCCTTATAAAAGTCAACAAGTCCATTGTTAAGAGGAGGATTGCATTGAATACTGTTTCTCAAAGCTCAGTAAACTTAAATTTTTTTGGTAAAGTAAAAAAGTTTGTAAAAAGCAATATTTTTTATGAACAGGTATGGGGTTATATTTTTATTTTA
Coding sequences within:
- a CDS encoding sugar ABC transporter substrate-binding protein, encoding MSKKIISVLLVVFLIASVFAGCASNTTGKDTSEGSKSTTSEQTKEETKQEEKQVSLSYWGYSRWKGITGTEPDGEYGDWQRSVAKAFSEQHPNVKIEYEHLPWDGGPEKVSVAIASKTQPDVLEDGTARFFGYAAMGALLPLDDYFTQEELSDYVEGAWDLGKFTDGKHYMFPWANMVIHLLINKSMFKAAGAEHLLPQNEERTWTYDEFKEALKAVSNPAKGVYGTALYAGNEQGDSGTNALMWGFGATIFNETLDKIVFNSPEGVKGVEFAKSLIDEGLAMPGAETIKATEVLEYFKQQKVAIHINGSSGLYGTVENAFKTGEVEEFEMDWAMYPTAPGVKPAFYANPVGLAVFKSGDADREKWAVELAKFATNTENSKALKAVKLIPVKKSAGNLYPGEPLMEWSAKVIKYARDPGLASPAYAEMRAALYPEMQAVYNGTKDPKTALDDFAAKAQASIDKYK